Part of the Vagococcus teuberi genome, TCCTTTTCTGACTCATCATCTAAAAAAGAAGAAATAAATCTCTGTGATGAACGGGAGATAAAACGAGTAAACTTTTTGACATGATTTTCTTTATTAGGCTTTGTAGACGGTTGCTTTTTTATCATCAGTCATTCTCCTTTTAAGTCTTTCTTTCTTTTATTATACGGAGCAGAGATAGGTTAGTCAAACAAATAATAGTAGTGAAAACAATGGAATATTTGTGAAAAAACGTGAAAAGGTGGTGAAAGAATGTTAAAAGAGTGGCTTCCATCAGATTTATATAAATTAAGTCGTTATCAAACTAAAGAGTGGTTACCATTTCAAAATAGTCATAAAAAAGCATTAAAAGCACTTTATAAAAATAGTCTTTCATTGCGAGATGATTATCTAGTAGTTGGATGGTATAAAGGAAATCAATTATTGGCTGTGTGTGATGGTGAAATTAAGGATAATATTTTTTGTGTAACAAATATTGTGAGTACGTCCTACTTATTTGGATTTAGTGAATGTATGATGTTGCTTGATGAGATTGCCAAGAGTCGTCTTTTATCAGAAGTGTATTTACCTGATTTTTCGGATGTTTCATTGGTCAAAAATAAATTGTTAGATTTAGGTTTTGTTAGAAAAAATCATCCCAAACCAGGGTATTATTATCACGTAAACTATCATACTGGAATTGTTTTAGGTGGTGGTGGTGCTAGGGGATCTTATCAAATAGGTGCATGGCGCGCGTTAAAAGAGTTAGGTGTTACCTATAGTATGATCAGTGGAACATCAGTAGGTGCATTAAATGGAGCGTTTATGGTACAAGGTAATTTACATGACGCTGAAGATATGTGGCGTGATATTGCGACAAATAAAATATTAAACTTATCGCTTGGTGATAAAGAAAATAAAACAAGAGAAAACTTGATTCAAGGTGTCAAAAATCTTACTTTATCCGCACTAAAAGAAAACGGCGCTGATAGTACACCTTTGTACCATATGATTGAAATGATGATTGATGAAGACCGAATGTTTGATCCAGATAAAAAACCAATTGATTTTTATTTTGTGACAACTCATGCACCAAAAATGGAAGAGACAGTGAAGTCATTAAAAGATGTACCAAAGGATGAATTAAGTAAATGGCTATTAGCTACATCATCATTTTACCCTGCGATGAGGGCATGTGAAATCAATGGACAGTATTATGTAGATGGTGGTTATCGTAATAATATACCTAAAGATATCTTGCTTAATCATGGAGCAAAAGAATTAATTGTAATTGATGTGAAAGGGCCGGGTGTTATTAAACCTGTAAAAACCCCTCGTGATATTTGTGAGATTACGATTAGTAGTAAATGGGGATTAGGCACGGTGTTATTATTTGATAAAGAACGAGCTATCTGGAATATGCAACTAGGCTATTTGGATACAATGAGAACTTTCCACCGATATGAGGGAAATTGGTATGCTCTAGAACCAAATAACTATAAAAAAGAAGCGGTG contains:
- a CDS encoding patatin-like phospholipase family protein; this encodes MLKEWLPSDLYKLSRYQTKEWLPFQNSHKKALKALYKNSLSLRDDYLVVGWYKGNQLLAVCDGEIKDNIFCVTNIVSTSYLFGFSECMMLLDEIAKSRLLSEVYLPDFSDVSLVKNKLLDLGFVRKNHPKPGYYYHVNYHTGIVLGGGGARGSYQIGAWRALKELGVTYSMISGTSVGALNGAFMVQGNLHDAEDMWRDIATNKILNLSLGDKENKTRENLIQGVKNLTLSALKENGADSTPLYHMIEMMIDEDRMFDPDKKPIDFYFVTTHAPKMEETVKSLKDVPKDELSKWLLATSSFYPAMRACEINGQYYVDGGYRNNIPKDILLNHGAKELIVIDVKGPGVIKPVKTPRDICEITISSKWGLGTVLLFDKERAIWNMQLGYLDTMRTFHRYEGNWYALEPNNYKKEAVKLTKHFLMYLKSQEAIKQLGKKVTPRWMVQHHVQPELFSIYLLEETARILSVDPSRVYAIDELSDEIVTVFNEKNDDVNDQMLLSLSEWLADYVKQTVPLSEKTVLTYNYHLIETKVEIIGRLFDISWKPVLQALFIHFLKERKI